The sequence below is a genomic window from Glycine max cultivar Williams 82 chromosome 20, Glycine_max_v4.0, whole genome shotgun sequence.
ACCctacaataaataaatgcatATATATGCTCAGAATCCCTAGTTCTTGTTGGGTGTGTTAATTTTGTGGAGAATACAGTTATGATCCTGTTGCCAGGCTTTGTCCTCATTTATATGGAGGATATCAATGTAGACAAGAGGTGGTCACATTAGATCATAGTGCCCattttcatgtgtctcccctgAAACACTTTATGGACCAACCATATATGGCCATACCCCATTTAATTGAATTCACTTCTATTTAGTCTACtcaatccaaaaataaaaaatcagtgTAATAGTGTAATATGATTGATAGATtaccttattttttaattatattgtcaAAGATTCAATTAGTCCTTAACTTTTAggtcagttaaaaaaaaataaaaccaaaagccaaaataacaaaatctcAAGCAAATATTGAGTCATTCTggattgtataaaataaaatgcatgtgCTTTACCCATCAGTCATCACCAACAGCCACATACACACTACTCATCCGTTAGATTCTTCATTACTAAGTCATGAAAAATGAACTTTAACGTTAAAGGGAGGCTGCGCCACCTAGAAATAGCACTATTTCAGTGGTGCTAGTTTCCATCTTTATTCTTTGACTAAAGTGATCATGAGcaaaattgagaaaattatgGATGCCACTTTAGGTGAACTTAACTCGGTAATTAATAAGCTTTcaatacaatttattattattgacttCAAGATAGTGGAATTCTGTGGCTTAGTCTTTTACCGACTAAATTGGTAAATCCAATTAGGCAAGAGTTTCTCCAATGTTGGCGTGTAAAGCTCTAAAATTGAGTTCAGATAACTCTTATCCAATTGGGCACACGCCACCGTTAGATATTTTTCTGGTTGAACTTAGAGTATTCCCTGTAAATTAAATAGGTATCgatgcaaatcaatttaaatgatatatttagatcaaccaatgaaaattaaatattacgaGCGTACTTTCATTCATTGTAAATCGAACACGAAGTAGCGCATACATGAACCTAAAAGTAGTTTTGTTCTTCTCGACTCACTATAAATAGATGTTGTATTCTTTCTGAATAAAGAAGTGGATTTGATGATACAAAACTGATAGCACTTCATccctatttatagagtctgtcAATCACAGATCtcaatcaaatttataaaattctcaaaaaaatacaatagaaataaaaataaaaagaagcacGTAGAACGTGGGCTTCGAACATTCTTAtcattaagaattaatttgtcGATGATACtcagatttattttaattcttaagaaTATTGAGATTtatctaaagttttttttatttataatttaatcaatataaaacttataaacttttcaaaaattttatcaaacacattCGGATCCAAGACAATCGTATGCTGGAAAGCAAAGACTAATCCATTAAAGTATTTACATATTGAGATTATTTAAAGggttaatcttttatttaaaggactaatctctcttaaaagatatttttctatacaaacaaatttaaaatcgatataaaacaataatgttaaTATGATCACATAGATTTCAAGGTTTCGGCAAGACTAAAGAAGGTTAGAAAAAGCAGAGTTATCCAGCAGACAGCAGAATTTGAAGGTGTTGCGGATAGAGCCGTaatggaaaatgaaaatgaaaaagactGCGGATAAAGCGCAAGAAAAGAATCTATAGTTAGGCAGAACACGTttgacattttttcttcttcttgattatggTGTTAATATGAATTAGTTTCTGTCACTGATTAATTTTTatcgaaaattttaaatatatataaaataaatattttcttctcagtatgaattatttcatATTCATCAATATTCGAATTCTACACAATTTAATTAAGGAACgacatttgaaatttgattataacaaaaaagaataataataaaaataatttagaatgaAATTATCTGTTAGTTGTCATAGCGAcaagttctttaattttgtcccagataattttttgcattttcGTCAAACAAAGTGCATTTATTCgatgtttgtttatttaaaaataatttaaaaactatccAGGCCTATATGTTAAAATATGTGGAGTATTAAAAATTTGCTTcttcctttcaaaaaaataaattgcttctgtttctttttcttttttttttaattttaaaaatcgtcAAAAACTGTAAGGGTATACAAAATTTGCttctaaaagaagagaacacaaTGGCTGCTGTCAAAGGTCCACAAGCACCACAATTCAATCTATTTTGAACCCttgcttaaatttttaaaaatcaagttAATAGAATTAAGAAATGTATAAAACAACCCAGTTAAAGTATCTTTGTTAACTTTTTTACATTAACTAAGATACTTAAGCATATAAAATCACTTTCATGACATGATAGAATAGCGTATATATCTACCGTGCTTAGTTGAGTAATTGCAAACTagcttttgaatgaaaaaaaaaaaaacctcattGGTACAAGAAACAGACACTCCATAAGGAGAAATTGTtctataatttgtaataatgatattttttaattcactttcAACTCATCTTTTTGAATTTggatattttaaacttttctcATATAATAGAATATGGGTaagtaaaacaacaaaaaaatttccGTTAATAGAATACAAATAAATTACACAAGTGAGATATATGAATTTTTCTTACttatatgatttaatttaatatggtcatttttttactaaatgtgaAACTTCTTCCCTTATACTTATCACTACAATAACCTCTCCATAAAATAAGtgaaagtttattattattattagcttAAATCAATAGGACACATCACTTGACCTCaacattgttttaaaaaaaaattgataccaGGGATCCTAATACGTGAGTGTACTGttagaaaaaattttaatataaggaACCCTGATACATAAATTCATCACCAATTTTACTAtctcttaatatttattttagttggtATCAAATCATACTATGACCTCCACACTGCTAAGATTGATCACCTAGTGGCACCACCTAATCTTGATATCAATTGTTATGAGATATTATtggtaaaatattaaaagaatctCTACCAACAAGTCATAAATGAGCcacacaaataaattttatatcacatttaatctaaaattttaagatattaaatttatttatctttctcaCTCATATTTTactcaatatatataataatttttagcaCATATGAAACTTTCCACTCACATGCCACTTCAACATTTTAAACCTTTCTattttctatctctttctaatttctctttttctttctctgtgtcaaaataaaattaaccccATGCAAACTTATGTGTATCATTGTCTATTGTAAAACTAAACATATAACATGCACGAATTGATGTTAACTAATGTttgaaaaagatcaaaatcttATTCATTTTAGACAACAATACAAGAAAGTACATATTcacattgattaatttttatacataaaaaagaaaggaaaacaacaaaaagaaaaaaaagtaggaAATACAATATAAGAAACTTATCTCTCATGACATCAACCAAGAATAGTGGTATGAAACAACACTTGAGCCTCCAAACCCGATTTAGAATACATTaatgatgtaaatattttttcaccaaaaaaattaaatatttttaaacataattcaataatatatttttcataattaaaaacattaaattttacaacaattattttaaaaatacatttatgaggatttttaattaattgatataatgtgtcaaatttaattacattcatttatattttataaattctaaTACACCATCTTTTccaaattagagaaaaaatattataatatttttagtgcAATGATTATATTGCTTTTTCAAGCTAAGCAAAAGAAAAGGCATACATTCCATTATTGACTAAGAAGACAATTACTTTATATTtgatggaaacaaaaaaaaattagttgtttGCCGTTTATGTTCAGACCTAACCAGGGTCGTCCATTTCTTAGCCGCACCCATTTGGGTCAACTCACGGAAAATGCAACCGTGCAAACGCACGAGGGAccatgaaaataaatgaaaccatttttccctctcttttttaatatttattatgaaaccATTTGtataaacattattaaaatattattaccaaaaaaaattgttattaaaaCATTGCAAATATAAGCAATGAGTTTACCTCGGTTGACAACACACtgattttatgagaaaaaaatttgaattcgaactTCATAGAATGCACTACTGGGAGAAGAGTGATGAGTTTTaagtattctttttattttttgtgtttttttaaaaaggaatgTATCCAcccttaatttaaatttaagatttgtTTTAACACAAATcaagaattaatattttttttttcattttacctaATTTTTCACTTTGAATCATATCCTTCTTTCCCTTGTACTATTGACTCCTTATTATATGTTAAAGatcagagaaaataaaattttgctgCTGGGGTTGTCTTTGTGACATGGAATGAAAAACTAAACCAAGATGGGATTAGTTAGGATTTCTTTGCACTTACTATtaagacaaaaagaaaattagccCAAAGGAATCATGATGTCCATTTATTGGCTAGAAAGAAAGTCATTGGATCACGCCATTggtttttattactattaaatattaAGTATACGAAAATGAAAGTGTAACGTGATTCTTTTGGCCCATGTATAACGGAGCCTACTATTCTATATCCACCACCTAGCCAACTAATAGTAAGATTGCAACATCTAtgaaatatatacaaaatttttatGAACAAGTATAtacaagtttttatttattaacaacAACCATAATCATTTCATTCCAAATTTAGTCACACATAAGAATTAAGGCTCATCGCCCCTCTTCAAAAGTATGTTTTGTGAAAATCGACTCTAAATTTTTTCCCACAAACTCAATGTGTGTACCAATAGAACTATACTCATTGGTTATATACAAGTTTTATTAACACATGAAAATTTTCCGTagctatatattttatttgagttgTAGTTTGCCACTTCACGATAATTAGGTCATTTACATGCCACTAGAAGGAAAACAGTGCCACAAGCTAGATACTATGAAATGCTGGTTAGTGAGCACTGAGCAAAAGTGAAAACTGAGTGCACCATATCCATTGAAGGATAATCAAAGCTCGTTCAATGCGACGTCAATTTCAAGAGTCAAGACCCATACTTGCAATTCAGTATCCACTTTGAGTTTGAGGCAGAGAGATGCTGAGTGCTGTCACACAATGAATCAAGCAAAACGTTGCAGAAAAACCCAACTAAAAGAGCcactcaaataaataattaataatttttcataaataatacaTGCAAGTTGTGAGTAGTGTGGTTTGTAAGTTGTTAAGTAAATGCGTCCAAATACTAAGATTTTAAGATTACAAATTACATACAGTAAAAGATATTTATGGTCTCCTAAAAGAAAAAACTCCAtgctgataaattttttattggtaaaagTTGAAAACATATCTCAAAAGATTTATAACAATTCATTCATGTACCATGCGTAATTAACAAACCCCTTCACATTCTATGCTGATAAATTGTGGTTGCGTTTAGAAGTTCTATTATGACAATGTTAACTATAAAAGGAAGCTACAAAATAGGTTTCAATATATAGTATAAATTACAATAACACCGTTCAGATGACAGAGACtttcaccaaaagaaaaaaaaagaagattataCATTCTGAAGTACAGTTTgagagcaattttttttttttaaatatttatcttcaaAAACTcacttcaaaatataaaaaaaaaactttttttaaaataaatgaatgaaatacactcaaaatacttttttttttaattatataaccgtcaaataattcaataaatatgtGAATCAATTAGGCTTATGGATTCATTATTTCCAAATTGTCCCATTTCGGCCCAAATCATAGGAATTATTCTACTACCCAACTTGCCAAGCCCAACATCATTAGGTGCAGTCTCCGCATGGTCGCACCGGATGCTTTGAAACTATTTCAATGTGGGTAATTACTTAAGGCACCTCATTATTTGTTTTGGTGCATCTAAAGTATATCACGGATTGGGTAATCAGGAATATAATTTATTACAGATTCTTCAATTCATAATACACTTTATATAACTTATGAAAAgtaaacctaaaaaataaacccgaatattaaataagtttaatttaataaaaaaaacttataaactaATGAAATGGGTTTATACCTTCCTCAAAAGTCAAACTAAACcaaagtatttatatatttttcaaaatttgtaattttgattttgtatatTAAGATAGAGAAAGTTAATTCTTTTTGTACAAAAACTTACCTTGGTAATTCTAAAATATTAACCGGTAaaagattgatttgattttgaagCAATTTAGTGGCTTGTGatatgatttctttttattcatCTCATAATCTCTTTCCATGTCTAGAATCACACTTTTTCTTCCAACTAAAATAGTGATTTACGTGGGGATTGTAAGAACGACAGCACAGCAAGCAATATGACGCGTGACGACATTGAACCTCTCTCACCTCAAAATATCTAATCTCAAACTCACTCTCACAACCACATGTTATGTATTCTCTCAAGTATCTACGTCCCACGCAAAATATCTATTCTTCACGAACATTCTAGGCTTTGGAACCAGCATGTTCCGTAAAACTTTCTAGAGCATTCATTtccaaaacaataataaataccCGATAAACCTTTCAAACCTTCCCTCGTTCATTGTTCACGTACTGTGTCAAGAGCAAAGAGCCAAGAGGGTGCAATTACATGAGCTGAAAGAAGTAACGCAAAAGCCCCTTTATTTTTAAtggttagaacttagaagctGATTGTGACAATGGATGCTCGTGGAGAAGGGTCTTCTACTTCTTACTACAACGTTCTTGGTGTTAGCTCAGATTCTAACGTGGATGAGATTAGACGTGCTTATAGGAAGCTGGCTATGCAATGGCATCCTGATAAGTGCACAAGGTCGCCTTCTTTGCTGGGTGAAGCTAAGCGCAAATTCCAGCAAATTCAAGAAGCCTATTCaggtatgtatgtatgtttgtaTGTTTCaagttcttgtttttatttatttattttttatatgtaggaATCGaacacataaattagaatataagaATGAGTTGATTATTTTTGCACTCTGTCATTATCAACTAATCATAAATTACGAATCAACGGAGTTGGTGTTGGTCTAGTGGAAGGGCTAATCTCACAACGTGGTGAACTGGGTTCGAATCTCCCTCGGAAGAGGTACTAACATCTAGTGTTCATCAAAAGTGTCTCGAATAAGATTGTGGAATAAGATTGTCTCCGtgggaagtaaaaaaaaaaaaaaagattttggtagatatatagatgattattattaaagtcaatcaatttattttacatgttaatttgtaatttaatttttttacacttttggtGTGTAGACTATTTTCTCGTCTCTTGTGATGTTATATTGAGCTCTGTtgcttaattatttatgttttcttgaGCAGTGTTGTCTGATAGTAAGAAAAGAACTATGTATGATGCGGGCTTGTATGATCCTCAAGAGGAAGAGGATGAGGTGAGTGTGTTTCAGAGGCATCTTTTATGTGGATTCAAATTtggttgtttttaatttatttattttttccttgttgTGTTATGGTCTTGAAAGATTTATGTGTGTTTCTCTGCTTCCAGGGCTTTTCTGATTTTGTG
It includes:
- the LOC100306079 gene encoding chaperone DnaJ-domain superfamily protein, with the translated sequence MDARGEGSSTSYYNVLGVSSDSNVDEIRRAYRKLAMQWHPDKCTRSPSLLGEAKRKFQQIQEAYSVLSDSKKRTMYDAGLYDPQEEEDEGFSDFVEEMLSHMAQVRREGKHYGLEELQGMLMEMAKGFECPSMYCGVNSVIDESPCVKRTRFDTNMMENKGSHFQVPDLNLYCS